Proteins encoded within one genomic window of Theobroma cacao cultivar B97-61/B2 chromosome 7, Criollo_cocoa_genome_V2, whole genome shotgun sequence:
- the LOC108662741 gene encoding probable terpene synthase 9, producing MNSSTGQGNVPRRRNADHVPSIWDPQFIMSLTAPYTYEDEHAARLEVLKEDAKSLIAATSMEDPRDLLKLIDTIQRLGVAYHFEKEIKVALHLVHAYIPTDLYHTALQFRLLRGNGFSISSDVFNKFTDKDGKFMDNLREDVAGLLSLFEAAHLGIPGEDVLEEAKSFSRNHLNLLTGKLESNIAEQVRQSLDVPLHRRMVRSEARNFIEAYQRDSAKSSVLLELAKLDYNVLQATYLKELKELAEWWEDINFKEKLPFGRDRLIECHIVAVGSISNPQFSQGRKNAAKFCAIGTYVDDVYDNYGSIDELEKFIEALDRWDIKVMEELPEYMKVCYLALYNSVDEVVQDASKHLDLDVLPYVKDTWIAYCKGMLKEAQWNQSGYMPTFDEYLKNAWISIGALVLLTISYFGISESITEYLPHCIENWSTSELFYQTCLISRLVDDLMTSKAEMERGETVNSIRCYMIQHDVSEEEAQDDMEGLISYSWKKLNEMVVHNSYPLPMVKLAMDTAQCVHRIYKYGDFFATQTTQAKIDCVRKLLFESIPME from the exons atgaactctTCTACTGGTCAAGGCAATGTCCCTCGACGCAGAAATGCTGATCACGTTCCCAGCATTTGGGATCCTCAATTCATCATGTCCCTTACAGCTCCTTATACg TACGAGGATGAGCATGCAGCCCGGTTGGAAGTGTTGAAAGAAGATGCCAAAAGCTTGATTGCTGCCACTTCCATGGAAGATCCTCGTGACCTGTTGAAGCTCATTGACACCATTCAGCGGTTAGGAGTTGCTTATCACTTTGAGAAGGAGATTAAGGTGGCTCTTCATCTTGTTCATGCTTATATTCCTACTGATCTTTACCATACAGCTTTGCAATTTCGACTTCTACGTGGGAATGGTTTTTCCATCAGCTCAG ATGTGTTCAACAAATTCACGGATAAAGATGGGAAATTCATGGACAACCTAAGAGAAGATGTGGCAGGGCTTTTGAGCTTGTTTGAGGCAGCACATCTTGGGATACCAGGAGAAGATGTCTTAGAAGAAGCAAAGAGTTTTAGCAGAAATCATCTCAATTTGTTAACAGGAAAGCTGGAGAGTAACATAGCTGAGCAAGTCCGACAGTCCCTGGACGTTCCGCTGCATCGGAGAATGGTAAGGAGTGAAGCAAGGAACTTCATTGAAGCCTACCAAAGGGATAGTGCAAAGAGCTCTGTCTTGCTCGAGCTTGCTAAGTTGGATTACAATGTCTTGCAAGCAACCTACCTAAAAGAGCTAAAGGAGCTAGCAGA GTGGTGGGAGGACATCAACTTCAAGGAGAAGCTACCTTTCGGCCGGGATCGATTGATAGAATGCCATATTGTGGCAGTGGGATCAATCTCTAACCCCCAATTCTCCCAAGGCAGGAAGAATGCTGCAAAATTCTGTGCTATAGGAACATATGTTGATGATGTATACGACAATTATGGATCAATTgatgagcttgaaaaattcatTGAAGCGTTGGATCG ATGGGATATTAAGGTCATGGAGGAACTCCCGGAGTACATGAAAGTATGCTACTTAGCCCTGTATAACTCCGTTGATGAAGTAGTCCAAGATGCCTCGAAACACCTTGACCTGGATGTTCTACCTTATGTTAAGGACACA TGGATAGCTTATTGTAAAGGAATGCTGAAAGAAGCACAATGGAATCAGAGTGGATACATGCCGACTTTTGatgaatatttaaaaaatgcaTGGATCTCTATTGGTGCTCTAGTACTCTTGACCATTTCTTATTTCGGCATAAGCGAGTCCATAACTGAATATTTGCCTCACTGCATTGAGAATTGGTCTACCTCTGAGTTATTTTATCAGACTTGCCTTATTTCAAGGCTTGTAGACGATTTAATGACCTCCAAG GCCGAGATGGAAAGAGGAGAGACAGTGAACTCAATTCGATGTTACATGATCCAACATGATGTGTCAGAGGAAGAAGCACAAGATGACATGGAAGGCCTCATTAGCTACTCATGGAAGAAGCTTAACGAGATGGTTGTTCACAATTCTTATCCTCTTCCAATGGTGAAACTAGCAATGGACACGGCACAATGCGTACACCGAATATACAAGTATGGTGACTTCTTTGCTACTCAAACCACCCAAGCCAAAATAGATTGTGTGCGTAAATTGCTGTTTGAGTCCATCCCCATGGAATGA